The Arthrobacter sp. PM3 genome contains the following window.
GGCTACTTCGGCGGGCCGGGGTACCCGGGCTCAACTGCCCGAGCGTCCGCGCACGAACCCGGCCAGGAGCTCCGGCCCGTCGCGGAGCACGAGTTCGCGGAACAACCGCACAGGCTCGGGTTCGGCATCGGGCCCGCCGTGCCGGGACGCCGGTACACGCCAGGCGAGCCCGATCTCGCGGAATGCCAGCGCCGAATCCAGGGGAATCTCCACCCACCCGGGGATGCCCTCGTCACCGGCTGCCGGACCCGGTTCCGCCGCCGGTTGGTGCCGGCCCGGTGCGGCGCCGCCGGGCGGCAGGATGCTGACGCCGAGACCGGCCGAAACGAGGCCGCGCACGGTGTGCGAGTCCTGGCTCTCGAAGGCAATCCGGGGACGGAATCCTGCTTCCCGGAACAGCGCTTCGGTCAGCGAGCGCATGCCGTAACCGGTTCCCATCGCCACGAAGGGCTCCTGCCGGATGTCGGCGACCCGGGCCCGACGGCGGCCGGCCAGCGGATGCCGGTGCGGGACCACCAGGCGGAGCGGCTCCCGGTAGAGCGCTGCCGAGCCGATGCTCCGGCCCGGCGCGGCAACCGGCGCCGTGAGCGCGAGGTCCGCGGAGCCGGCGGCGAGTTCAGCGAGGCACCAGTCCCGGGCCCCCTGGCTGAGGTCAAAGGACGTCTGCGGATGCCTGCTGCGGAACGCGCTGATCAGCAGGGGCAGCATCGCCTCGCCAAAGGTGTGCTGAAAGGTCACGGCGATCCTGCCGCGGACCACTTCCGATTCGTGCCGGACAAGGTCCAGACCCGCCTGGAACTCCTGAAGCGCGGCATCGATGTGGGGCAAAAGGGCCTTCGCGGCGGGAGTCAGCCGCACGCCGCGGCCGTCCCTGACCAGCAAGTCCGTTCCCACGATGGCGCCGGCACGCGCCACCGCCCGGCTGACCGTCGACTGCGGCACGCCCAGGATCTCCGCCGTCCCGGTGATGTGCTCCGTCCGCCCGAGTTCTGCCAGCAGCGGCAGGAGCGGCAGCAGCTGCACCAACTGTTTGTGCTCTATGTCCATGTCCGCCTCACCCCTGGCCCGTCACCCACCGAAACCGTTCCATATTTGCTTTCTATCCTATGAAAATCATGCATTGGAAGCATCCATTACCGGGGTTCTAGGCTGAGATCATGCCACGTCTCTCCACGCCCCGCGGCGCCGGTCCCACCCCCAGTCCCAGCCCCGGTCCCGGTCCGGCGCTCCGAACTGCAGCCGGGGCTGCTGCGTGGGCGGGCCACCCGAAGGGGTCCGTGGCCTACCGACGGATCCTCGCCGGACTCGCGTTTGCCGGCGTCGCAACCTTCGCCCAGCTCTACTCCACCCAGGCGGTGCTGCCCATCCTCGCCGCGGATCTGGAGGTCTCGGCCGCCGAGGCCGCGCTGACGATCTCGCTCGCGACGGTGGGACTGGCCGTAACGGTCCTCCCCTGGTCCTTCCTCGCCGACCGGATCGGCCGCGTCCGGGCCATGATGTGGGGTATCAGCGCCGCGACGGTCCTGGGCCTGATCGTCCCCCTGGCCTCCAGCTTCCCGATGCTGCTGGGACTGCGGATGCTGGAGGGAATGGCTCTGGGCGGCATCCCGGCCATTGCGATCGCGTACCTCAATGAGGAGGTCAGCAAGGCCCACGCCGCACTGGCCGCCGGAAGCTATGTTGCCGGTACAACTCTGGGCGGATTGGCTGGCAGGCTTGTGGCCGGACCGGCCGGCGAACTGTGGGGCTGGCGGGCCGCGGCCCTGGCCGTCTCCATCCTGGCCACGGCGGCAGCCGTCCTGTTCCTCGTACTCGTGCCGCGCGCGCAGGGGTTCGCGGCCGCGGCGGCAGGCGGCTTCCGCGGTGCCGTGCGGACGCTGGCCGGCCACGGCCGGAATCCGCGGCTGCTGGCCCTGTACGTCCAGGCGTTCCTGCTGATGGGCGGCTTCGTGGCCGTCTACAACTACCTCGGGTTCCGGCTCTCGGGGGCGCCGTTCAGCCTCCCGGCCACCGCGATCAGCCTGATCTTCCTGGCCTACCTGTCCGGAACCGCCTCGGCCCGCTGGGCGGCCGGGCTGACGGTGCGGTTCGGCCGGCGCAGTGTGCTGATCGCCGGGACGGCGCTCATGGCCGGCGGCCTGGCCCTGACGCTCACGCAGTTGCTGGTCCCGATCCTCGTCGGGCTCCTGGTTTTCACCGGCGGCTTCTTCGCCGCGCACAGCATCGGCTCCGGCTGGACCGGCGTGATCGCCACGGCGGGCCGGGCGCAGGCCGCCTCGCTGTACAACCTGGCCTACTACCTCGGCTCCAGCGTGCTCGGCTGGGCCGGCGGACTGGTGTTCCAGCAGCTCGGCTGGACGGCCCTTGCCCTGACCGTCATCGGGCTGGCCGGCGCGACGGCGGTCATGACCGCCGTCGCGCATCCGGCGCCCGCGCCCGCCGGCCCGGCGCCGGCGGGCCGCGGACTGCCTACCGCGTAGTCTCGATCGCCTGCACGAGATCGGCCACGATGTCCGCCGGATCCTCCAGCCCCACCGAGAGCCGCAACAGGCTGGCGTGCGGCTTGGCGGCGGCCTCCACCGGCCGGTGGGTGAGGCCGGCCGGGTGCTGGATGAGGGTGTCGATGCCGCCGAGCGAAACGGCATGGGTGATCATGCCGACGGCCGCCGGGATCCGTTCGGCATGCTCGGCGCCGGCGAGCTCGAAGGCCATAAGCGATCCCGGGCCGGCCATCTGGGTGCCGATGATCCCGGCCGGGTCGCATTCGGCCAGGCCCGGATAGTACACGCGTTTGACGAGCCCGTGGCCGGCCAGGGCAAGGGCGACCTTTTCCGCGCCGGCCTGCTGGGCGCGGACCCGGACAGGAAGCGTCGCCAGCCCGCGGTGCAGCAGGTAGGCCGGCCACGGGGTCAGGATGCCGCCGGTCACCGCCCGGATCCGGCGCAGCCGGGCGGCCCACCCGGCATCCGCTGCCACCACGCCGCCCATGGCGTCGCCGTGGCCGCCCAGGAACTTCGTGGCACTGTGCAGCACCAGGGCGGCACCGTGCGCGAACGGCTGCTGCAGCACCGGGCTGGCGAAGGTGTTGTCCACGAGCACAGGAACGCCGTCCGCAGCGGCGGCCACCCGGGCGATGTCAACGAGTTCGAGCGTGGGGTTCGCCGGCGTCTCCAGGATCACCAGGCCGGTGTCCGGCCGCAGGGCCGCGCGGACGCCCTCCGGCGTCGTAAACGTGACCTCGTTGCCGAGGACGCCGGAAGCGAGCAGGTGGTCGCTGCCGCCGTAAAGCGGCCGCACGGCCACAACGTGCTTCTTGCCTGCCGCCACCGCGGCAAGCAGCACCGCGCTCAGCGCCGCCATGCCTGAGGCAAAGGCCACGGCTTCGGGCGTGCCTTCCAGGACGGCGACGCCGGCCTCGAAGCGGGCGACCGTGGGGTTCCACAGCCGCTGGTAGACCGTGCTTTGTCCCGCCGTGTGCGAACCGCCGGTGGCCATGTGCTCATAGGCCAGCCCGCCGTCGTGCACCGAGCCCAGGGGCGCCGTGGTGGACAGGTCGATGGGCACCGCGTGCACCCCCTGCTCCGTGAGCCAGTCCCGGCCTGCGTGAACCGCCATTGAATCTTGAGAGAGCACCCTTACTCCTTACGAATATTCGCCATTGAATTCCGCAAGTATCTGGCAATAATTCGTGGTTTTGTAGAGGTTCTGAATGGAACTGCTGGATTCCGCCGATTATGATGAACGCATAACACTTCAAGGAGGCCCCGTGAACAGCAGTGCGAAGAATGTTCGGCCCGGCGCCGGCGAGCCGCTGGACGCGGTCGACGAGCGACTGCTCGCCGCCCTCGTCGCGGATGCCCGGATCTCGAACAAGCAACTGGCGGAGCTCGTGGGGATCGCGCCGTCGACGGCCCTGATGCGCACCCGCGCCCTGTCCGAGCGCGGCATCATCGAGGGCTTCGAGGCCAAGCTGAGCCTCTCGGCGATCGGGCGCTCCGTCCAGGCCCTCATTGCCGTCCGGCTGCGCGCCCACGACCGCGAGCAGATTGACCGTTTCACCTCGCGGGTGCCCAAGCTCCCGGCCGTGCTCTCGACGTTCCATACGTCCGGCTCAGTGGACTACCTGCTGCACATTGCCGTGGCCACCACGGAGGACCTGCGGGACTGGGTTCTGGACAACCTGGCCACGGACCCCGTGGTGGGCCACACCGAAACCACGTTGGTGTTCGACCACATCCAGGGCAATCACGGCCCGCTGCCCTAGGAGACTGCTGAATTAGTCGCGGGGCGGGCGTGTCCGCTGGACTGGTGGGCCTGGTGGTTAAGACTGGTCTTATGCAGGGACGCGAGGACGCGCAACGCGGGTATTTGGACGTGGAGGCGCTGGCCGGGGAGTTGTTGGCTCCGGGCAGCGTCTTCGCGTTTCTGCCCAGTCATCGGGGGCGGTTGTTTCCGGATTCAATGATGGAGGACCTCTTCCCGTCGCGGAGGGGCCGGCCTTCGGTTCCGGCGCCGGTGATCGGGTCGGTGCTGGTGCTGCAGGCGTTGCAGGGCCTTTCAGACCGGGAGACCGCGGAGGCGTTGACCTATGATCTGCGCTGGAAGGCCGCGTGCGGGTACGGGCTGACCGACACGGCGTTCCATCCGAGCACGCTGACGTATTGGCGGCGCCGTCTAGCCGGATCGGGAAATCCGCACCGGATCATGGAGGCCATCGCGGAGGTCGTTGCCGAGACCGGAGTCCTGAAGGGCAAGCGGCCGCGGGCGGT
Protein-coding sequences here:
- a CDS encoding MFS transporter, with translation MPRLSTPRGAGPTPSPSPGPGPALRTAAGAAAWAGHPKGSVAYRRILAGLAFAGVATFAQLYSTQAVLPILAADLEVSAAEAALTISLATVGLAVTVLPWSFLADRIGRVRAMMWGISAATVLGLIVPLASSFPMLLGLRMLEGMALGGIPAIAIAYLNEEVSKAHAALAAGSYVAGTTLGGLAGRLVAGPAGELWGWRAAALAVSILATAAAVLFLVLVPRAQGFAAAAAGGFRGAVRTLAGHGRNPRLLALYVQAFLLMGGFVAVYNYLGFRLSGAPFSLPATAISLIFLAYLSGTASARWAAGLTVRFGRRSVLIAGTALMAGGLALTLTQLLVPILVGLLVFTGGFFAAHSIGSGWTGVIATAGRAQAASLYNLAYYLGSSVLGWAGGLVFQQLGWTALALTVIGLAGATAVMTAVAHPAPAPAGPAPAGRGLPTA
- a CDS encoding PLP-dependent aspartate aminotransferase family protein — its product is MAVHAGRDWLTEQGVHAVPIDLSTTAPLGSVHDGGLAYEHMATGGSHTAGQSTVYQRLWNPTVARFEAGVAVLEGTPEAVAFASGMAALSAVLLAAVAAGKKHVVAVRPLYGGSDHLLASGVLGNEVTFTTPEGVRAALRPDTGLVILETPANPTLELVDIARVAAAADGVPVLVDNTFASPVLQQPFAHGAALVLHSATKFLGGHGDAMGGVVAADAGWAARLRRIRAVTGGILTPWPAYLLHRGLATLPVRVRAQQAGAEKVALALAGHGLVKRVYYPGLAECDPAGIIGTQMAGPGSLMAFELAGAEHAERIPAAVGMITHAVSLGGIDTLIQHPAGLTHRPVEAAAKPHASLLRLSVGLEDPADIVADLVQAIETTR
- a CDS encoding Lrp/AsnC family transcriptional regulator; the protein is MNSSAKNVRPGAGEPLDAVDERLLAALVADARISNKQLAELVGIAPSTALMRTRALSERGIIEGFEAKLSLSAIGRSVQALIAVRLRAHDREQIDRFTSRVPKLPAVLSTFHTSGSVDYLLHIAVATTEDLRDWVLDNLATDPVVGHTETTLVFDHIQGNHGPLP
- a CDS encoding LysR family transcriptional regulator, whose translation is MDIEHKQLVQLLPLLPLLAELGRTEHITGTAEILGVPQSTVSRAVARAGAIVGTDLLVRDGRGVRLTPAAKALLPHIDAALQEFQAGLDLVRHESEVVRGRIAVTFQHTFGEAMLPLLISAFRSRHPQTSFDLSQGARDWCLAELAAGSADLALTAPVAAPGRSIGSAALYREPLRLVVPHRHPLAGRRRARVADIRQEPFVAMGTGYGMRSLTEALFREAGFRPRIAFESQDSHTVRGLVSAGLGVSILPPGGAAPGRHQPAAEPGPAAGDEGIPGWVEIPLDSALAFREIGLAWRVPASRHGGPDAEPEPVRLFRELVLRDGPELLAGFVRGRSGS